From the Martelella mediterranea DSM 17316 genome, one window contains:
- a CDS encoding ATP-binding protein — translation MTTAERIPRNRRTYNKWVANQTLEDYALRFTAYKVRRFSSWRIANTAIGAISFLALEAIGGAITLNYGFANAVTAIVVSCVIIFLMGVPIAYNAAKYGVDIDLLTRGAGFGYIGSTVTSLIYATFTFIFFAIEAAIVATALQLCTGLPLSIGYILSALVIIPLVTHGVTFISRFQAWTQPFWVVLQLAPFIFIATQSHSAVRQWTGYSGLWGNSDGSPDIVHFGAASAVLFSLVAQIGEQVDFLRFLPRRTKDNPLRWWAALFAAGPGWIVIGGLKILGGSFLAFFAFQQGVLFHEASDPTQMYLSVFREMLGSPELALGLAGIFVVICQMKINVTNSYAGSIAWSNFFSRLTHSHPGRVVWLVFNVMLGLLLMEFGVYKALEQTLGLYSIVAVAWMAAIVADLVINKPLGLSPQGIEFKRAHLYDINPVGFGSMCMAVLAGLAAYFGFFGETLAHVYIYVALISAFVLSPAIALATGSRYYIARKPPSDWQSGAMIQCCLCEHHFDSEDMARCPVYSGPICSLCCTLDARCGDACKTNARLKDQVRSFATAFLPQSLAAFVESRLARYIAVQTIVTALIGTVFWLIYFQSTFDPALPAQHIAAVMWKLFVILFIISGIIVWLFVLAQESRNFAEDESRKHTRMLMDEIIAHDETGKLLQKAKEQAESANQAKSKYVVGLSHELRTPLSAILGYAQLLERQKGLPVYIHNAARTIKRSGEHLADMIEGLLDISKIEAGRLEIFRHKIALRPFLDQIVDMFSLQAQAKGIGFEFHATSNVPDYVFTDDKRLRQVLINLLSNAIKFTDHGEVRLTLSYRGQVATFEIEDTGIGISDSDIERVFLPFERAEQPANSSRPPGTGLGLTITKLLVDIMGGELVVRSTVGKGTYVAIRLMLSSAKEPVENSSSISAISGYEGPRRTILVADDDPAQRALLEDVLRPLGFSVITVSDGPACLSALALYAPDLVILDVAMPTMTGWEVARQVRKRFDRDLPILMVSADAGNERTRPEYSGLCDAYLVKPFSFEELFEHFSTLIPLTWTDDDHRADLLEVRTAFSSEELPEASKLKQLHTLARMGFIRSIEAMLSEIEISTPATATFCGHMRQLLDDHRLHDFLSVLDEVNHA, via the coding sequence TTGACCACCGCCGAGCGCATACCGCGCAATCGCCGGACCTATAACAAGTGGGTCGCCAACCAGACGCTGGAAGACTATGCGCTCCGCTTCACCGCCTACAAGGTCAGGCGGTTTTCGAGCTGGCGGATCGCCAATACGGCGATCGGTGCGATCTCGTTTCTGGCGCTGGAGGCAATCGGCGGCGCGATCACGCTGAACTACGGTTTTGCCAATGCCGTGACCGCGATCGTGGTGAGCTGCGTGATCATCTTCCTGATGGGCGTGCCGATTGCCTATAATGCCGCCAAATACGGCGTCGATATCGACCTTCTGACGCGCGGTGCGGGTTTCGGCTATATCGGCTCGACCGTCACCTCGCTGATCTACGCGACCTTTACCTTCATCTTCTTCGCCATCGAGGCTGCTATCGTCGCGACCGCGTTGCAGCTCTGCACCGGCCTGCCGTTATCGATCGGCTATATCCTCAGCGCGCTGGTGATCATTCCCCTCGTCACCCATGGCGTCACCTTCATCAGCCGGTTCCAGGCGTGGACCCAGCCCTTCTGGGTGGTGCTGCAATTGGCGCCCTTCATCTTCATCGCCACCCAAAGTCACTCTGCGGTTCGCCAATGGACCGGCTATTCGGGGCTGTGGGGCAATTCGGATGGCAGCCCGGACATCGTCCATTTCGGCGCGGCCTCCGCGGTGCTGTTCTCGCTGGTGGCGCAGATCGGCGAGCAGGTCGACTTCCTGCGCTTCCTTCCGCGCCGTACGAAGGACAATCCTCTGCGCTGGTGGGCAGCGCTTTTCGCGGCCGGGCCCGGCTGGATCGTGATCGGCGGGCTCAAGATCCTCGGCGGCTCGTTCCTGGCCTTCTTCGCCTTCCAGCAGGGCGTGTTGTTCCACGAGGCCTCCGACCCGACGCAGATGTATCTGAGCGTGTTCCGCGAAATGCTGGGCTCGCCGGAACTGGCGCTCGGCCTTGCCGGCATCTTCGTGGTGATCTGCCAGATGAAGATCAACGTCACCAATTCCTATGCCGGCTCGATCGCCTGGTCGAATTTCTTCTCGCGGCTGACCCATAGCCATCCCGGCCGCGTGGTGTGGCTGGTGTTCAACGTCATGCTCGGCCTGCTGCTGATGGAGTTCGGCGTCTACAAGGCGCTGGAACAGACGCTCGGCCTTTATTCGATCGTCGCGGTCGCCTGGATGGCCGCGATCGTCGCCGATCTGGTGATCAACAAGCCGCTCGGGCTTTCGCCCCAGGGCATCGAATTCAAACGCGCCCATCTCTACGACATCAACCCGGTCGGTTTCGGATCGATGTGCATGGCCGTCCTTGCCGGGCTCGCGGCCTATTTCGGTTTCTTCGGCGAAACGCTTGCCCATGTCTACATCTACGTCGCGCTGATCTCCGCCTTCGTGCTCTCGCCCGCGATCGCGCTTGCCACAGGCAGCCGCTACTACATTGCCCGCAAGCCGCCATCCGACTGGCAAAGCGGCGCGATGATCCAGTGCTGCCTGTGCGAGCACCATTTCGACAGCGAGGACATGGCGCGCTGCCCTGTCTATTCCGGGCCGATCTGCTCGCTGTGCTGCACGCTCGATGCCCGCTGCGGCGATGCCTGCAAGACCAATGCGCGGCTGAAGGATCAGGTCCGTTCGTTCGCGACCGCCTTCCTGCCGCAGAGCCTTGCCGCCTTCGTCGAAAGCCGGCTGGCGCGCTACATCGCGGTCCAGACCATCGTCACGGCGCTGATTGGAACCGTGTTCTGGCTGATCTATTTCCAGTCGACCTTCGATCCGGCACTGCCCGCCCAGCATATCGCGGCAGTGATGTGGAAGCTGTTCGTCATCCTGTTCATCATCTCCGGCATCATCGTCTGGCTGTTCGTGCTGGCGCAGGAGAGCCGCAATTTCGCCGAGGACGAATCCCGCAAGCACACGCGCATGCTGATGGACGAAATCATCGCCCATGACGAGACCGGAAAATTGCTGCAGAAGGCCAAGGAACAGGCCGAATCCGCCAATCAGGCAAAGAGCAAATATGTCGTCGGCCTTAGCCACGAACTGCGCACGCCGCTTTCGGCAATCCTCGGCTATGCGCAATTGCTGGAGCGGCAGAAAGGCCTGCCGGTCTACATCCACAATGCGGCGCGCACCATCAAGAGGAGCGGCGAGCATCTGGCCGACATGATCGAGGGCCTGCTCGACATTTCGAAGATCGAGGCCGGAAGGCTCGAGATATTCCGCCACAAGATCGCACTCCGTCCCTTCCTCGACCAGATCGTCGACATGTTCTCGCTGCAGGCGCAGGCCAAGGGCATCGGCTTTGAATTCCACGCTACCTCAAACGTGCCGGATTACGTCTTCACCGACGACAAACGGCTGAGGCAGGTGCTGATCAACCTCCTGTCGAACGCCATCAAATTCACCGATCACGGCGAGGTGCGCCTGACGCTGTCCTATCGCGGCCAGGTGGCGACCTTCGAGATCGAGGATACCGGGATCGGCATCTCCGATAGCGATATCGAGCGCGTGTTTCTGCCGTTCGAGCGCGCCGAGCAGCCAGCCAATTCCTCGCGCCCGCCGGGCACGGGTCTCGGGCTCACGATCACCAAGCTTCTCGTCGACATCATGGGCGGGGAGCTGGTGGTGCGCTCGACCGTCGGCAAGGGCACCTATGTGGCGATCCGGCTGATGTTGTCGTCGGCCAAGGAGCCGGTCGAGAACTCCTCGTCAATCTCCGCGATCAGCGGTTATGAGGGGCCGCGGCGCACCATTCTGGTCGCTGACGACGACCCGGCCCAGCGCGCGCTGCTGGAAGACGTGCTGCGGCCACTCGGCTTCAGCGTGATCACGGTCTCCGACGGACCGGCCTGCCTTTCGGCGCTGGCGCTTTATGCACCCGACCTCGTTATCCTCGATGTCGCCATGCCGACCATGACGGGCTGGGAGGTGGCGCGCCAGGTGCGCAAGCGTTTCGACCGTGACCTGCCGATCCTGATGGTCTCCGCCGATGCCGGCAACGAGCGCACGCGCCCGGAATATTCCGGCCTGTGCGACGCCTATCTGGTCAAGCCGTTCAGCTTCGAGGAACTGTTCGAGCACTTCTCCACGCTGATCCCGCTGACCTGGACGGATGATGACCACAGGGCGGACCTGCTCGAGGTGCGAACGGCGTTTTCGTCCGAGGAACTGCCGGAGGCGAGCAAGCTCAAGCAGCTCCACACACTCGCCCGGATGGGGTTCATCCGCTCGATCGAGGCGATGCTGAGCGAGATCGAGATTTCCACGCCTGCCACGGCAACCTTCTGCGGCCATATGCGCCAACTGCTCGATGATCACAGGTTGCACGATTTTTTGTCTGTCCTTGATGAGGTGAACCATGCCTGA
- the urtA gene encoding urea ABC transporter substrate-binding protein, which produces MRDELHKHTLSIARRALLAGLAALPLIATSAFPIAAQEYPTAEVNTTGLAVTDDTVTVGILHSVTGTMAISETGSVQAEKLAIEQINAMGGVLGRQIEYIQEDGASDWPTFAEKAKKLLVQDKVAAVFGCWTSASRKAVLPVFEQYNGMLYYPTFYEGLEESPNVIYTGQEATQQIIAGIDWVTKEKGAKSFYLLGSDYIWPRTSNKIARKHIEKLGLEVVGEEYYPLGHTQFNSVINKIKLKKPDVIYAIVVGGSNVAFYKQLKAAGIDLTEEDPLLLTISVTEDEILGIGGENITGAYATMKYFQSLDNDNNAEFVSAFKEMWGDDIVIGDVTQAAYLGPWLWKAAVEKAGSFDIDKIKEASPGIELTSAPEGYVKIHDNHHLWSKTRVGHALADGQYEVVYETEELMEPNPFPEGYQ; this is translated from the coding sequence ATGAGGGATGAACTTCACAAACATACGCTATCGATAGCGCGACGGGCCCTGCTCGCCGGGCTAGCGGCGCTGCCGTTGATCGCCACTTCGGCGTTCCCGATCGCGGCGCAGGAATACCCCACCGCCGAGGTCAACACGACCGGGCTTGCCGTCACCGACGATACCGTAACGGTCGGCATCCTCCACTCCGTCACCGGCACGATGGCGATCAGCGAGACCGGCTCCGTTCAGGCGGAGAAGCTTGCCATCGAACAGATCAACGCCATGGGCGGCGTTCTGGGCCGCCAGATCGAATACATCCAGGAAGACGGCGCTTCGGACTGGCCGACCTTTGCGGAAAAGGCCAAGAAGCTTCTGGTGCAGGACAAGGTCGCCGCCGTGTTCGGCTGCTGGACCTCGGCCTCCCGCAAGGCCGTGCTGCCGGTGTTCGAGCAATATAACGGCATGCTCTACTACCCGACCTTCTACGAGGGTCTCGAAGAAAGCCCGAACGTGATCTACACCGGTCAGGAAGCGACCCAGCAGATCATCGCCGGCATCGACTGGGTCACGAAGGAAAAGGGCGCCAAGAGCTTCTACCTGCTCGGCTCCGACTATATCTGGCCGCGCACCTCCAACAAGATCGCCCGCAAGCATATCGAAAAGCTCGGTCTGGAAGTCGTCGGCGAGGAATATTATCCGCTCGGCCACACCCAGTTCAACTCGGTCATCAACAAGATCAAGCTGAAGAAGCCTGATGTGATCTATGCGATCGTCGTCGGCGGCTCCAACGTTGCCTTCTACAAGCAGCTCAAGGCTGCCGGCATCGACCTCACCGAGGAAGATCCACTGCTGCTCACCATCTCGGTGACCGAAGACGAGATCCTCGGCATTGGCGGCGAGAACATCACCGGCGCCTACGCCACGATGAAGTATTTCCAGAGCCTCGACAACGACAACAACGCCGAATTCGTCTCCGCCTTCAAGGAAATGTGGGGCGACGACATCGTCATCGGCGATGTGACCCAGGCTGCCTATCTCGGACCCTGGCTGTGGAAGGCCGCGGTTGAAAAGGCCGGCTCCTTCGACATCGACAAGATCAAGGAAGCCTCGCCCGGCATCGAGCTGACCTCCGCGCCGGAAGGCTATGTGAAGATCCATGACAATCATCACCTGTGGTCCAAGACCCGCGTCGGCCACGCCCTGGCGGACGGTCAGTATGAAGTGGTCTACGAGACCGAAGAGCTGATGGAACCGAACCCGTTCCCCGAAGGCTACCAATAA
- the urtB gene encoding urea ABC transporter permease subunit UrtB translates to MIGDYTIGEFSSILAMQGFAGLSLFSVFVLMALGLAIIFGQMGVINMAHGEFMILGAYVTYMCSHVVTAYAPALFPIYFFIAMILAFMATFALGVLVEWAMIRHLYRRPLDTLLATWGLSLILQQIYRSVFGAREVGVTLPDWMMGSLALTGIIEIPINGLFVMVLTFIVAFVVYFIMFRSSWGKQVRAVLQNRVMAGAVGINTKRADRMTFGLGCGIAGIAGAAFTMIGSTGPTAGQLYIVDTFLVVVFGGAGSLIGTIASAFTISQAQSTLEFFLSGSMAKVLTLLTVVCILMIRPQGLFTLKIRR, encoded by the coding sequence ATGATTGGCGACTATACGATTGGCGAATTTTCTTCCATCCTGGCCATGCAGGGATTTGCGGGCCTCAGCCTGTTCTCCGTTTTCGTGCTCATGGCGCTGGGCCTTGCCATCATCTTCGGCCAGATGGGCGTCATCAACATGGCCCATGGCGAGTTCATGATCCTCGGCGCCTATGTCACCTACATGTGCTCGCATGTGGTGACGGCATATGCGCCGGCGCTGTTTCCGATCTACTTCTTCATCGCAATGATCCTTGCCTTCATGGCCACCTTTGCGCTCGGCGTTCTGGTGGAATGGGCAATGATCCGCCATCTCTACCGACGGCCGCTCGATACGCTGCTCGCCACCTGGGGCCTGTCGCTGATCCTGCAGCAGATCTACCGCTCCGTTTTCGGCGCGCGCGAAGTCGGCGTCACGCTTCCCGACTGGATGATGGGTTCGCTGGCGCTCACCGGCATCATCGAGATTCCGATCAACGGTCTGTTCGTCATGGTGCTGACCTTCATCGTCGCCTTCGTCGTCTATTTCATCATGTTCCGCTCGTCCTGGGGCAAGCAGGTGCGCGCCGTTCTGCAGAACCGCGTCATGGCCGGCGCCGTCGGCATCAACACCAAGCGCGCCGACCGCATGACCTTCGGTCTCGGCTGCGGCATTGCCGGCATTGCGGGCGCGGCCTTCACCATGATCGGCTCGACCGGCCCGACCGCCGGACAGCTCTATATCGTCGATACCTTCCTCGTGGTCGTGTTCGGCGGCGCGGGCAGCCTGATCGGCACCATCGCTTCCGCCTTCACCATCAGCCAGGCCCAGTCGACGCTCGAATTCTTCCTGTCGGGATCGATGGCCAAGGTCCTCACCCTGCTCACCGTGGTCTGCATCCTGATGATCCGTCCGCAGGGCCTGTTCACCCTCAAGATCCGCCGCTGA
- the urtC gene encoding urea ABC transporter permease subunit UrtC, with protein MKAFDVLFSKREWVAFFILAALILVVLPSLLDVFRLNLIGKYLTYAFVALGLVLCWGMGGILSLGQGIFFGLGGYCMAMFLKLEASTPEATAIQSTPGIPDFMDWNQITQLPFWWQPFHSLAFTLVAIIAVPMIFAFIIGAAMFKRRVGGVYFAIITQAIAAILTILIIGQQGYTGGVNGITDLRTLLGWDIRTDDAKVVLYFVNAFLLLACLILAQGVRISKFGRLLVAMRDREDRVRFSGYSVANFKIFIFCLSAGLAAIGGAMFTLQVGFMSPSFVGIVPSIEMVIFCAVGGRLSLFGAIYGALIVNYAKTTFSESFPELWLFAMGGLFIGVVMAFPNGLAGLFHDHVEPALGRTFGRFRSSRSDDTPATEPAQ; from the coding sequence ATGAAAGCCTTTGACGTGTTGTTTTCCAAGCGCGAGTGGGTGGCCTTCTTCATCCTCGCCGCCCTCATCCTCGTGGTGTTGCCAAGCCTGCTCGATGTGTTCCGCCTGAACCTGATCGGTAAGTATCTCACCTATGCCTTCGTCGCGCTCGGCCTTGTGCTGTGCTGGGGCATGGGCGGCATTCTGAGCCTCGGCCAGGGCATCTTCTTCGGCCTTGGCGGCTACTGCATGGCGATGTTCCTGAAGCTCGAGGCCTCGACGCCGGAGGCAACCGCCATCCAGTCCACGCCCGGCATTCCGGATTTCATGGACTGGAACCAGATAACGCAATTGCCGTTCTGGTGGCAGCCCTTCCACTCGCTCGCCTTCACCCTGGTCGCGATCATCGCCGTGCCGATGATCTTCGCCTTCATCATCGGCGCCGCCATGTTCAAGCGGCGCGTCGGCGGGGTCTATTTCGCGATCATAACGCAGGCGATCGCGGCGATCCTGACGATCCTGATCATCGGCCAGCAGGGCTATACCGGCGGCGTCAACGGCATCACCGACCTTCGCACCCTGCTTGGCTGGGATATCCGCACCGACGATGCCAAGGTGGTGCTCTATTTCGTCAATGCCTTTCTTCTTCTCGCCTGCCTGATCCTGGCCCAAGGCGTGCGAATCTCGAAATTCGGCCGGCTGCTGGTCGCCATGCGCGACCGGGAGGACCGGGTGCGGTTCTCCGGCTATTCGGTCGCCAATTTCAAGATCTTCATTTTCTGCCTGTCCGCCGGTCTCGCGGCGATCGGGGGGGCGATGTTCACGCTTCAGGTCGGCTTCATGTCGCCCTCCTTTGTCGGCATCGTGCCCTCGATCGAAATGGTGATCTTCTGCGCGGTCGGCGGTCGTCTGTCGCTGTTCGGCGCGATCTACGGCGCGCTGATCGTCAACTATGCCAAGACCACGTTTTCCGAGAGCTTCCCCGAACTCTGGCTGTTTGCCATGGGCGGTCTGTTCATCGGCGTCGTCATGGCCTTCCCCAACGGTCTCGCCGGTCTCTTCCATGACCATGTGGAGCCCGCGCTCGGCCGCACCTTCGGAAGGTTCCGCTCCTCCCGTTCCGACGACACACCCGCCACCGAACCGGCCCAGTGA
- the urtD gene encoding urea ABC transporter ATP-binding protein UrtD: protein MNAPTAQKDFLLSVERLTVSFDGFKAVNDLSFYVDESEIRVIIGPNGAGKTTVLDLICGRTRATEGSINFDGHELTGMAEHRIVHAGVGRKFQNPSIYEDLTVFENLELSFPRGRNVFGALFFRRDAEVVDRVEDVAEMIFLKDHLDTEAAILSHGQKQWLEIGMLLIQSPKLLMLDEPVAGMSVAERIKTAELLNTIIRNQSVIVIEHDMKFVEDIAHRVTVMHQGKVLSEGSMAHVKNDPKVIEVYLGH, encoded by the coding sequence ATGAACGCCCCTACAGCCCAGAAAGACTTTCTCCTGAGCGTCGAACGCCTCACCGTCTCCTTCGACGGATTCAAGGCGGTCAACGACCTCTCCTTCTATGTCGATGAAAGCGAAATCCGCGTGATCATCGGCCCCAACGGCGCCGGCAAGACCACCGTGCTCGACCTGATCTGCGGCCGCACCAGGGCGACCGAAGGCAGCATCAACTTCGACGGCCATGAACTGACCGGCATGGCCGAGCACCGGATCGTCCACGCCGGCGTCGGTCGCAAGTTCCAGAACCCGTCGATCTACGAGGACCTGACGGTGTTCGAGAATCTGGAGCTTTCCTTCCCGCGCGGCCGCAACGTGTTCGGCGCGCTGTTCTTCCGTCGCGACGCTGAAGTGGTCGACCGAGTGGAGGATGTTGCCGAGATGATCTTCCTCAAGGATCACCTCGACACCGAGGCCGCGATCCTCAGCCACGGCCAGAAACAGTGGCTGGAGATCGGCATGCTGCTGATCCAGAGCCCGAAGCTCCTGATGCTCGACGAACCCGTCGCCGGCATGAGCGTCGCCGAGCGCATCAAGACCGCCGAGCTTTTGAACACCATCATCCGGAACCAGTCGGTGATCGTGATCGAGCACGACATGAAGTTCGTCGAGGACATCGCCCACCGGGTGACGGTGATGCACCAGGGCAAGGTACTGTCGGAAGGCTCGATGGCGCATGTGAAGAACGACCCCAAGGTCATCGAAGTCTATCTCGGCCATTAG
- the urtE gene encoding urea ABC transporter ATP-binding subunit UrtE, whose amino-acid sequence MLAIENLHVGYGQSEVIHGMNFALRPGEIVAIMGRNGMGKTTLMKSLMGVVPSSSGVIRIGETPVEKMESYQRVAAGLAYVPQGRMIFSSMTVKENIETGLTVTDERTVPDHIYELFPVLLEMKGRRGGNLSGGQQQQLAIARALASKPKVLLLDEPTEGIQPSIIKEMARTLCRIRDEMGLSILVSEQVLSFALDMADRVLVIEKGEIVHESPRAGIDEARVAGFLSV is encoded by the coding sequence ATGCTCGCAATCGAGAACCTGCATGTCGGCTACGGCCAGAGCGAAGTCATCCACGGCATGAATTTCGCGCTCCGGCCCGGCGAGATCGTGGCCATCATGGGCCGCAACGGCATGGGCAAGACCACGCTGATGAAATCGCTGATGGGGGTTGTGCCCTCGTCTTCGGGCGTCATCCGCATCGGCGAGACGCCGGTGGAGAAGATGGAAAGCTATCAGCGCGTCGCCGCCGGCCTTGCCTACGTTCCGCAGGGGCGGATGATCTTCTCGTCGATGACGGTGAAGGAAAACATCGAGACCGGGCTGACCGTGACCGACGAACGCACCGTGCCAGACCATATCTACGAGCTGTTTCCGGTGCTGCTCGAAATGAAGGGCCGCCGCGGCGGCAACCTTTCCGGCGGCCAGCAGCAGCAGCTCGCCATCGCCCGCGCGCTCGCCTCCAAGCCGAAGGTGCTGCTGCTCGACGAGCCGACCGAGGGCATTCAGCCATCCATCATCAAGGAAATGGCCCGCACGCTCTGCCGCATCCGCGACGAGATGGGCCTTTCCATTCTCGTTTCCGAACAGGTGCTGAGCTTCGCCCTCGACATGGCCGACCGCGTGCTCGTCATCGAGAAGGGCGAGATCGTCCACGAAAGCCCGCGCGCGGGCATCGATGAAGCCCGCGTTGCCGGCTTCCTTTCCGTCTGA
- the fmdA gene encoding formamidase: MTDTLIKVDLSQSPHTNEQIHNRWHPDIPMACWVEPGDDFKVETYDWTGGQIKNDDDAADVRDVELEQVHYLSGPIGVKGAEPGDLLVVDILDIGTKEDMLWGFNGFFSKQNGGGFLTEHFPEAQKSIWDFEGMFTRSRHVPGVRYAGLIHPGLIGCLPDRPMLDMWNSREKALKDTDPNRVPALCELPNTKSAHMGKLKGEERDKAAAEGARTVPPREHGGNCDIKDLSRGSKIYFPVYVDGAGLSMGDLHFSQGDGEITFCGAIEMAGWLHIKVNLIKGGMAKYGIKNPIFKPSPIVPKYDDYLIFEGISVDESGKQHYLDVNVAYRQACLNAIEYMTKFGFTRAQAYAILGTAPVQGHISGVVDIPNSCATLWLPLDIFEFDMSPGSDGPKKFLDSSIDVPLAPDL; encoded by the coding sequence ATGACCGATACGCTGATCAAGGTCGATCTCAGCCAATCGCCCCACACCAACGAACAGATCCACAACCGCTGGCATCCCGATATCCCGATGGCGTGCTGGGTCGAACCCGGCGACGACTTCAAGGTCGAAACCTATGACTGGACCGGCGGCCAGATCAAGAACGACGACGATGCCGCCGACGTGCGCGATGTCGAACTGGAACAGGTCCACTATCTCTCCGGCCCGATCGGCGTGAAGGGCGCCGAGCCCGGCGATCTTCTGGTGGTCGATATTCTCGATATCGGCACCAAGGAAGACATGCTCTGGGGCTTCAACGGTTTCTTCTCCAAGCAGAACGGCGGCGGTTTCCTGACCGAGCATTTCCCCGAGGCGCAGAAATCGATCTGGGATTTCGAGGGCATGTTCACCAGGTCGCGCCACGTGCCGGGCGTGCGCTATGCCGGCCTTATCCATCCCGGCCTGATCGGCTGCCTTCCCGACCGGCCGATGCTGGACATGTGGAACTCCCGCGAAAAGGCGCTGAAGGATACCGACCCGAACCGGGTGCCCGCGCTTTGCGAACTGCCCAACACCAAGTCCGCGCATATGGGCAAGCTCAAGGGCGAGGAACGTGACAAGGCGGCAGCCGAAGGTGCCCGCACCGTGCCGCCGCGCGAACATGGCGGCAATTGCGACATCAAGGATCTGTCGCGCGGATCGAAGATCTATTTTCCGGTCTATGTCGATGGCGCCGGCCTTTCCATGGGCGACCTGCACTTCAGCCAGGGCGATGGCGAAATCACCTTCTGCGGCGCCATCGAAATGGCCGGCTGGCTGCATATCAAGGTCAACCTGATCAAGGGCGGCATGGCGAAATACGGCATCAAGAACCCGATCTTCAAGCCATCGCCGATCGTGCCGAAATATGACGACTACCTGATCTTCGAGGGCATCTCCGTCGATGAAAGCGGCAAGCAGCATTATCTCGACGTCAATGTCGCCTATCGCCAGGCCTGCCTCAACGCGATCGAATACATGACCAAGTTCGGCTTCACCCGCGCCCAGGCCTATGCGATTCTGGGAACCGCGCCGGTGCAGGGGCATATCTCCGGCGTGGTCGATATTCCGAACTCATGCGCCACGCTCTGGCTGCCGCTCGATATCTTCGAATTCGACATGTCGCCGGGCTCCGACGGACCGAAGAAGTTCCTCGACAGCTCGATCGACGTGCCGCTCGCGCCGGATCTGTGA
- a CDS encoding FmdB family zinc ribbon protein — protein sequence MPNYDYNCPDCGSFTETRPMALSGEPCDCPQCGTASPRAFFTTPFFAMMDGATRSALATNERSANAPKTSKSLGHGPGCGCCSGGGKNPKTVYRADGSKTFPSARPWMIGH from the coding sequence ATGCCGAACTACGATTACAACTGCCCCGATTGCGGCTCCTTCACCGAAACCCGGCCAATGGCGCTTTCGGGCGAGCCGTGCGATTGCCCGCAATGCGGAACGGCATCGCCGCGCGCCTTCTTCACCACCCCGTTCTTCGCGATGATGGATGGCGCAACACGCTCGGCGCTTGCCACCAATGAACGCTCGGCCAACGCGCCCAAGACCTCGAAATCGCTCGGGCACGGTCCTGGGTGCGGGTGTTGCTCCGGCGGCGGCAAAAATCCAAAAACCGTCTATCGCGCCGACGGCTCCAAGACGTTCCCCTCAGCCAGACCATGGATGATCGGACACTAA
- a CDS encoding transposase has protein sequence MSAPGPETRTFHMIEAVAGRFEGVPRQLRRRCSDDFKARAVAEALEPGANVSAISRRLDIHPNSLTGVVQS, from the coding sequence ATGTCTGCGCCTGGTCCTGAAACTAGAACTTTCCATATGATTGAAGCTGTCGCTGGCCGCTTCGAGGGTGTGCCTCGGCAGCTACGCCGACGCTGCTCTGATGATTTTAAGGCCCGAGCGGTGGCGGAGGCGCTCGAGCCAGGAGCAAATGTTTCGGCAATCTCGCGTCGACTGGACATCCATCCTAACTCTTTGACTGGCGTCGTGCAGTCCTGA
- a CDS encoding enoyl-CoA hydratase-related protein, producing the protein MSDQFETISLSVDERQVATVTLARPDKHNAMNATMIAELAEVAADLAERSDIRVVVLAAEGRTFCAGGDLNWMRAQREKDRAGKIAEAMTLARMLKLWNDLPKPVIARVEGSAYGGGLGLIAVSDIVVAAENARFALTETRLGLIPATIGPFVVRKFGEAFARQVFFSARPFGADFMHRAGAVARVCPAGDVEAAVAEEVDACLQCAPGAVAAAKSLCLSISGMDPSEAMTFSAEALADRWETDEAKAGIAAFFASRKK; encoded by the coding sequence ATGTCAGATCAGTTCGAAACCATCTCCCTCAGCGTCGATGAACGGCAGGTCGCCACCGTCACGCTGGCCCGGCCCGACAAGCACAACGCCATGAACGCGACCATGATCGCCGAGCTTGCCGAGGTTGCAGCAGACCTTGCCGAGCGCAGCGATATCAGGGTCGTCGTGCTGGCCGCCGAGGGCCGTACCTTCTGCGCCGGCGGCGACCTCAACTGGATGCGCGCGCAAAGGGAAAAGGACCGGGCCGGCAAAATTGCCGAAGCGATGACGCTGGCGCGCATGCTGAAGCTCTGGAACGATCTGCCGAAACCGGTCATCGCCCGGGTGGAGGGTTCGGCCTATGGCGGCGGGCTTGGCCTGATCGCCGTCAGCGACATCGTCGTGGCGGCGGAAAACGCCCGCTTCGCGCTGACCGAAACCCGCCTTGGCCTGATCCCGGCCACGATCGGCCCCTTCGTCGTCCGCAAGTTCGGCGAGGCCTTCGCCCGTCAGGTGTTCTTCAGCGCCCGGCCTTTCGGTGCGGACTTCATGCACCGCGCCGGGGCCGTTGCCCGGGTGTGTCCGGCGGGCGACGTCGAGGCCGCGGTCGCGGAAGAGGTGGACGCCTGCCTGCAATGCGCGCCCGGCGCCGTTGCCGCGGCAAAGTCACTCTGCCTTTCGATCTCCGGCATGGATCCGTCCGAGGCGATGACCTTTTCCGCCGAAGCGCTTGCCGACCGCTGGGAAACCGATGAAGCTAAGGCCGGAATTGCCGCCTTCTTCGCCAGCCGGAAGAAGTGA